A stretch of Myxococcus virescens DNA encodes these proteins:
- a CDS encoding phage tail tape measure protein, giving the protein MLNNLGLGFVFTARDLASGTFQGVERNFMSLDRRVGLGTARIETAFQRLGVAMAIFTAGAVTVGASLSLANVAGQFEQALAGVAAVSGASAEVLGELRDAAVKASLATQFTPTESVLGLRELTQAGFTAAEAMKLLLPVLDLAGGSLGELTPQGAAGLASQAMKAFGISTDKAAISVDQMLQAVNVFALSANELPLALGTAARGAQALNQSLPETLIALGLVKNVVPGVERASTAVAVAMERMADPQVQEHLRGLGVAVTDSKGNFLSFLGILDKLSPALERMTAAQRSAFLLKAFGREALGGVNAILTQFTNGIRKDTGEVVRGAEALKYLRDEFENAGGTATKFREQMLDTFQGQKTLLAGNLETLAIVLGEPFSQVLKPLVTLVAGAVQQVLGVFQALPGPVKRAFAAFALGAGGIIALVGAVISAKVGLALLVLGLKVLGLTLGSLLATVLPAVAAVVLLGVAVAGLAYAFRHNLGGLGNFARRVQEQVTLAFRGFVQLFEDGGFSGAVREELGRAQNAGLKDFLINLYLWAHRVHSFFSGLADGFSSGLEAARPTLDAFQATLQRVGEALGFLSERDDATTAAAKFAAFGEAGATVGRALARVFDFVVRGLTTGAEVAEGLAGQWHYMKAGVDVLLSSLAHLGRVLGGALSGLLGTSSAAREGGSIWVAMGQAIGFAIGNITTVVGVLVSAVSLAVSVVGGVLNAALAAFSGIVDVFWGVVLTLSGALTGNWAEAWTGMKLVVFGVVDAISGVLLELVGAILGVVDAVASLFGTDTGLQQALRTARLGLHRDLSVAFGLEDATGSAATPASVVTAASPTSPVDWPLESSSMPAVAALQASLPPPEVLSSQPASPPAAPVLVSLQVDGEVLAQATARAERDAASRSFSPMPAY; this is encoded by the coding sequence GTGCTCAACAATCTCGGCCTGGGCTTCGTCTTCACGGCACGGGACTTGGCCTCTGGCACCTTCCAGGGCGTGGAGCGCAACTTCATGAGCCTGGACAGGCGAGTGGGGTTGGGCACCGCGCGTATTGAAACCGCCTTCCAGCGGCTTGGCGTCGCCATGGCCATCTTCACGGCTGGCGCCGTCACCGTGGGCGCGTCCCTCTCGCTGGCCAACGTCGCCGGCCAGTTCGAACAAGCCCTGGCGGGCGTGGCCGCCGTCTCTGGTGCCTCGGCCGAGGTGCTCGGGGAGCTGCGTGACGCGGCCGTCAAGGCCAGCCTCGCCACGCAATTCACGCCCACCGAGTCCGTGCTGGGCCTGCGCGAGCTCACTCAGGCCGGCTTCACCGCCGCGGAGGCCATGAAGCTGCTCCTGCCGGTGTTGGACCTGGCGGGTGGCTCGCTGGGAGAGCTGACACCCCAGGGGGCGGCGGGCCTCGCCTCCCAGGCCATGAAGGCCTTCGGCATCTCCACCGACAAGGCCGCCATCTCCGTCGACCAGATGCTCCAGGCCGTCAACGTCTTCGCCCTCAGTGCGAATGAGTTGCCCCTGGCCCTCGGCACCGCTGCGCGCGGCGCACAGGCCCTCAACCAGTCCCTGCCCGAGACACTCATCGCCCTCGGCCTTGTGAAGAATGTTGTCCCCGGCGTGGAGCGCGCGTCCACCGCCGTCGCGGTGGCTATGGAGCGCATGGCGGACCCGCAGGTGCAAGAGCACCTGCGCGGCCTGGGTGTTGCCGTCACCGACTCCAAAGGCAACTTCCTCTCCTTCCTCGGCATCCTCGACAAACTGTCGCCCGCCCTCGAGCGAATGACGGCAGCGCAGCGCTCCGCCTTCCTCCTGAAGGCCTTCGGCCGCGAGGCGCTCGGCGGCGTGAATGCCATCCTCACGCAGTTCACCAACGGCATCCGCAAGGACACTGGCGAAGTCGTCCGCGGCGCCGAGGCCCTCAAGTACCTGCGCGATGAGTTCGAGAATGCGGGCGGCACGGCCACGAAGTTCCGCGAGCAGATGCTGGACACATTTCAGGGCCAGAAGACGCTGCTGGCTGGCAACCTGGAGACGCTGGCCATCGTCCTCGGGGAGCCCTTCAGCCAGGTGCTGAAGCCCCTCGTCACCCTCGTCGCCGGCGCGGTGCAGCAGGTGCTGGGTGTCTTCCAGGCGTTGCCCGGCCCGGTGAAGCGCGCCTTCGCAGCCTTCGCCCTGGGGGCCGGTGGCATCATCGCCCTTGTCGGCGCCGTCATTTCCGCCAAGGTGGGTTTGGCGCTGCTGGTGCTGGGCCTCAAGGTGCTGGGCCTTACCCTGGGCAGCCTCCTGGCCACGGTGCTTCCGGCGGTAGCCGCTGTCGTCCTGCTGGGCGTCGCCGTGGCCGGCCTCGCCTACGCCTTCCGCCACAACCTCGGGGGCCTGGGCAACTTCGCGCGGCGTGTGCAGGAGCAGGTGACGCTCGCCTTCCGAGGCTTCGTCCAGCTCTTCGAGGACGGAGGCTTCTCCGGCGCGGTGCGGGAGGAGTTGGGCCGGGCCCAGAATGCCGGGCTGAAAGACTTCCTCATCAACCTCTACCTGTGGGCACACCGCGTCCACAGCTTCTTCTCGGGCCTCGCCGACGGCTTCTCCTCTGGCCTCGAAGCCGCGCGCCCCACCCTCGACGCCTTCCAGGCGACGTTGCAGCGGGTGGGCGAAGCGCTGGGCTTCCTCTCCGAGCGGGACGACGCGACCACCGCCGCTGCGAAGTTCGCCGCCTTCGGCGAGGCGGGGGCCACGGTGGGGCGCGCCCTCGCCCGCGTCTTCGACTTCGTCGTCAGGGGCCTAACGACCGGTGCAGAGGTGGCGGAGGGCCTCGCGGGGCAATGGCACTACATGAAGGCCGGCGTCGACGTCCTCCTCAGCAGCCTGGCGCACCTCGGCCGCGTCCTCGGTGGGGCGCTCTCCGGCCTCTTGGGCACCAGCTCCGCCGCGAGGGAAGGCGGCAGCATCTGGGTGGCCATGGGGCAAGCCATCGGGTTTGCCATCGGCAACATCACCACCGTCGTGGGCGTGCTGGTGTCCGCCGTCTCCCTCGCGGTGTCCGTGGTGGGCGGCGTCCTCAACGCCGCCCTGGCGGCCTTCTCTGGCATCGTCGACGTCTTCTGGGGCGTGGTGTTGACGCTGAGCGGAGCCCTCACCGGCAACTGGGCCGAGGCGTGGACGGGCATGAAGCTCGTCGTCTTCGGCGTGGTCGACGCCATCTCCGGCGTCCTCCTGGAGCTGGTGGGCGCCATCCTCGGTGTGGTGGACGCGGTGGCGAGCCTCTTCGGCACGGACACCGGCCTCCAGCAGGCGCTCCGCACGGCCCGACTGGGTCTCCACCGGGACTTGTCCGTCGCCTTCGGCCTTGAGGACGCCACCGGCAGCGCAGCCACACCCGCGTCCGTCGTCACCGCGGCCTCGCCCACCTCGCCGGTGGACTGGCCCCTGGAGTCCTCGTCCATGCCGGCGGTGGCGGCCCTCCAAGCCTCGCTGCCCCCACCCGAGGTGCTCTCTTCGCAGCCGGCCTCGCCTCCCGCCGCCCCCGTCCTCGTCAGCCTGCAGGTGGACGGCGAGGTGCTTGCCCAGGCCACGGCTCGTGCCGAGAGGGACGCCGCCTCACGCAGCTTCTCTCCCATGCCGGCGTACTGA